Proteins from a single region of Blastopirellula marina:
- a CDS encoding PmoA family protein, whose product MPRCLIVLSLLLLTASVGLADEKLPSAKPVPRMQVLPLPHDQVSITRDGKELTRYHYAPDLERPFLYPIVGPSGRSLTRMGHPHDPNGHSHHNSVWVTHHDVNGVDFWADRSPGKIQHVKVGEFIDSDDRAVIRMHNVWVDTEAGKQLLDEMRTMTVVPLEGDQWLLVIDLVLTAKNGPVTFGDTPFGPLGVRMAKTIGVHDGGGSIRNSEGQVDEKEVFRQPARWVDYSGPITRDTNEGITLMNHPDNPIYPSAFHVRNDGWMGATMSYQKPVQLKQGESITLRYALFVHSGIPSTEKIEQAFNAFREVLLLPAQENRR is encoded by the coding sequence ATGCCTCGCTGCCTGATTGTTCTGTCATTGCTGCTGCTTACGGCCAGCGTCGGACTTGCGGACGAAAAGCTCCCCAGTGCCAAGCCTGTTCCGCGGATGCAGGTTCTGCCGCTGCCGCACGATCAGGTTTCGATCACTCGCGATGGCAAAGAACTGACTCGCTATCACTATGCACCTGACTTGGAACGCCCATTTCTGTATCCGATCGTAGGACCGTCGGGCCGAAGTCTTACACGCATGGGGCACCCGCACGATCCCAACGGGCACAGTCATCACAACTCGGTATGGGTAACCCATCACGATGTGAATGGAGTTGACTTCTGGGCTGACCGTTCGCCGGGGAAGATCCAACACGTCAAAGTAGGCGAGTTTATTGATAGCGATGACCGGGCCGTCATTCGTATGCACAATGTCTGGGTAGATACTGAAGCTGGCAAGCAACTGCTCGACGAGATGCGCACAATGACTGTTGTCCCGTTGGAAGGTGATCAATGGCTACTGGTGATCGACTTGGTGCTGACGGCCAAAAACGGGCCGGTCACCTTTGGTGATACGCCGTTTGGTCCGCTGGGTGTTCGTATGGCCAAGACAATTGGCGTGCACGATGGTGGCGGGTCGATTCGCAATAGCGAAGGGCAAGTTGACGAGAAAGAAGTTTTTCGGCAGCCTGCTCGCTGGGTCGACTATTCTGGGCCGATAACGCGTGATACCAATGAAGGGATCACACTGATGAACCATCCAGATAACCCGATCTATCCCAGTGCTTTTCACGTTCGCAACGATGGTTGGATGGGGGCGACGATGTCGTATCAGAAGCCTGTACAACTCAAGCAGGGGGAGTCGATCACGCTGCGATACGCTCTCTTTGTGCATTCAGGTATCCCCAGTACGGAAAAAATAGAACAAGCTTTTAACGCGTTCCGCGAAGTGCTCTTATTGCCCGCTCAAGAGAATCGGCGATAA
- the greA gene encoding transcription elongation factor GreA, which produces MADRMPMSRKGYEKLRAELHHLEEVEMPAITEKVANARAEGDLKENAEYHGSRETQGMIQAKINLLKSKLGKAFIVDPSSVDTSKVGFFATVTVRDVDMDEEEVYSLVGAGEEDFMNNKILVDSPMAQQLIGKKVGDVVEIAAPKGTYELEVLKIEYNFDEE; this is translated from the coding sequence ATGGCCGATCGAATGCCCATGTCCCGGAAGGGTTACGAAAAGCTGCGAGCCGAATTGCACCATTTGGAAGAGGTGGAAATGCCTGCCATCACCGAAAAGGTTGCGAACGCTCGTGCTGAAGGGGACCTTAAGGAAAACGCCGAGTACCACGGCTCACGCGAAACGCAGGGGATGATCCAAGCCAAGATCAACCTGTTGAAGTCGAAGCTGGGTAAGGCGTTCATCGTCGATCCTTCCTCGGTCGATACATCCAAGGTCGGCTTCTTTGCTACGGTCACCGTGCGCGACGTCGACATGGACGAAGAAGAAGTTTACTCGCTGGTGGGTGCCGGCGAAGAAGACTTCATGAACAACAAAATCCTCGTCGATAGCCCGATGGCCCAGCAATTGATCGGCAAGAAGGTTGGCGACGTGGTTGAAATCGCAGCACCCAAGGGTACGTACGAACTGGAAGTGCTGAAGATCGAATACAACTTCGACGAAGAGTAA
- a CDS encoding zinc ribbon domain-containing protein, giving the protein MSERPYSEVLQELHRIHRQLSDLRSRLARCPIRVNAARNRVAAAQQNVVEVKESIQSTKMTADRKQLQLRESESKIEVIEGKLNAAKTNDEFQIFKEQIAAAQMANSVMSDEILEALEKVDQLEAKLAEAIKGVETAEADQAKIEAEVEKERGGLETEIARVLVLLEGVEKDIPPDVREDYKRVVKVRGEEALASVVNNYCTQCNVQLRIQTISDLKLGKPVFCSSCGAFLYFPE; this is encoded by the coding sequence ATGTCCGAGCGACCCTATAGCGAAGTTCTGCAGGAACTTCACCGAATTCATCGCCAATTGAGCGATCTTAGGAGTCGACTGGCGCGATGTCCGATTCGCGTGAATGCTGCTCGAAATCGCGTAGCTGCTGCCCAGCAGAACGTGGTCGAAGTCAAAGAGTCGATTCAAAGCACGAAAATGACGGCAGACCGCAAGCAACTGCAATTGCGGGAAAGTGAAAGCAAAATTGAGGTCATCGAAGGCAAGCTGAACGCGGCCAAGACGAACGATGAGTTCCAGATCTTCAAAGAGCAGATCGCGGCCGCCCAAATGGCCAATAGCGTGATGTCTGACGAGATTCTGGAAGCACTGGAAAAGGTCGATCAGTTAGAAGCCAAGCTGGCCGAAGCGATCAAAGGGGTCGAAACGGCCGAGGCAGACCAGGCCAAGATCGAAGCCGAAGTCGAGAAGGAGCGAGGCGGCCTGGAAACAGAGATCGCCCGCGTTTTGGTCTTGCTGGAAGGGGTGGAAAAGGACATCCCGCCAGATGTGCGAGAAGACTACAAACGCGTGGTCAAAGTCCGGGGTGAAGAGGCCTTGGCATCGGTCGTCAACAATTACTGCACCCAGTGTAATGTCCAGCTGCGTATTCAGACGATTAGTGACCTGAAGCTCGGTAAACCGGTGTTTTGTTCGTCGTGCGGGGCTTTCCTTTACTTTCCTGAGTAA
- a CDS encoding sigma-70 family RNA polymerase sigma factor, with product MEFADQELTVLLEKGKSQGWLTYDEVNNYLPDEASGSEKLDSLLTELENRGIELVTDPPEDDFDDAPATKAPSAREFAEALDEDGGSETFATEEITKSSDDPIRMYLSQMASIPLLSRTEEIALAKKIEITRKQFRRLVLGCDFALRHTVEILEKVHRGELPFDRTIKVSLTENLTKEQIQGRMPHNLKTLRVMLEENRRDFQRLLRKSTPREERVAARKRFIRRRQKCLQLVEELSLRTRRVIPVMSQLEDFADRMEEIRARLDLIRDMPAAKDERANLRKELRDLMLLTLESPRSLRARCNKFRKQFDQYEGVKRELSSGNLRLVVSIAKKYRNRGLSFLDLIQEGNTGLMRAVDKYEYRRGFKFSTYATWWIRQAITRAIADQARTIRIPVHMIDVLSKLRNVQKRLLQELRREPTMEEISRCSEIPVEEVRRVMDIGRHPVSLDRPIGESEDSSFGEFIEDGHEETPIRKASNEILRDRIGGLLKTLTYREREIIKLRYGLQDGYTYTLEEVGRIFKVTRERVRQIEAKAVRKLQHPVRSQQLAGFLHTADAA from the coding sequence ATGGAATTTGCTGATCAAGAATTGACCGTACTTCTGGAAAAAGGCAAGTCGCAAGGTTGGTTGACGTACGACGAAGTCAACAACTATCTGCCGGACGAAGCCAGCGGTAGCGAAAAGCTCGACTCGCTGCTGACCGAACTTGAAAACCGCGGCATCGAATTGGTGACCGATCCTCCGGAAGACGATTTTGACGACGCCCCGGCCACCAAGGCCCCGTCCGCTCGCGAATTCGCAGAAGCATTGGACGAAGATGGCGGCAGCGAAACGTTCGCCACCGAAGAAATCACCAAGAGCAGCGACGATCCGATTCGGATGTACCTGTCTCAAATGGCTTCGATTCCGCTGCTTTCCCGCACGGAAGAAATCGCCCTGGCCAAGAAGATCGAAATCACCCGCAAGCAGTTCCGCCGTTTGGTTCTGGGCTGCGATTTCGCTTTGCGTCATACGGTTGAAATTTTGGAAAAGGTGCACCGCGGTGAACTGCCGTTCGATCGCACCATCAAGGTTTCGCTCACCGAAAACCTGACCAAGGAACAAATTCAGGGGCGCATGCCGCACAACCTGAAAACGTTGCGAGTGATGCTGGAAGAAAATCGTCGCGACTTCCAGCGCCTGCTGCGTAAGAGCACTCCACGCGAGGAACGCGTGGCTGCTCGTAAGCGATTCATTCGCCGTCGTCAGAAGTGTTTGCAGTTGGTGGAAGAGCTTTCGCTACGAACGCGCCGCGTGATTCCCGTGATGAGCCAGCTGGAAGATTTCGCCGATCGCATGGAAGAAATTCGAGCACGCTTGGACCTCATCCGCGACATGCCAGCTGCCAAGGACGAACGTGCCAACCTCCGTAAAGAGCTTCGCGACCTGATGCTGTTGACGCTGGAAAGCCCACGCAGCCTGCGAGCTCGCTGCAATAAGTTCCGCAAGCAGTTCGATCAGTACGAAGGAGTCAAGCGGGAATTATCCAGCGGCAACCTGCGATTGGTGGTTTCGATCGCCAAGAAGTATCGCAACCGTGGCTTGAGCTTCCTGGACTTGATTCAGGAAGGCAACACCGGCCTGATGCGTGCGGTCGACAAGTACGAATATCGCCGCGGCTTCAAGTTCTCGACCTACGCGACCTGGTGGATTCGTCAGGCCATTACGCGTGCGATTGCTGACCAGGCCCGCACAATTCGTATTCCTGTGCATATGATCGACGTCTTGTCGAAGCTTCGCAACGTACAGAAGCGTCTGCTGCAGGAACTTCGCCGCGAACCAACCATGGAAGAGATTTCGCGTTGTAGTGAAATCCCGGTGGAGGAAGTTCGTCGCGTGATGGACATCGGCCGCCATCCGGTAAGCCTGGATCGTCCGATCGGCGAAAGCGAAGACAGCTCGTTCGGCGAGTTCATCGAAGATGGTCACGAAGAAACACCGATTCGTAAGGCTTCCAACGAAATCTTGCGAGACCGAATCGGCGGTTTGCTGAAAACGTTGACCTACCGCGAACGCGAAATCATCAAGCTGCGTTACGGCCTTCAAGACGGGTACACCTATACCCTGGAAGAAGTTGGGCGAATTTTTAAGGTCACCCGCGAACGTGTCCGCCAGATCGAAGCCAAGGCGGTTCGCAAGCTGCAACACCCAGTTCGTAGCCAGCAATTGGCCGGTTTCCTACACACGGCTGATGCCGCGTAG
- the dnaG gene encoding DNA primase — MAFPPDNDVKEQVRAASDIVDVLGGYLNLRRQGRGYVALCPWHDDSRPSFQVNPQRQSWRCWVCGIGGDVFSFVMRRESIEFREALELLAERANITLPTQGPVAPAGSPDDKKYQYNALAWAERMFHQLLLSDPIADEARRYLHDRGLTKEAIQRFHLGFSPNDWQWLCNKSNQSEYTQAVLEKVGLIGQSQGGRMYDRFKGRVIFPIRDVQSRPIAFGGRILPAYADDKSAKYVNSPETRLFSKSDNVYALDLARDQITNSKKVIVVEGYTDVIALHEAGVKNAVAVLGTALGPRHIQLLRRYADTVYLVLDGDDAGQKRTSEVLELFIAQQVDLRVCTLPEKLDPCDFVQQQGAEAFRAHLAKSPDALEHKIRIATDGIDLANDLHGANDALEDVLNTLAKAPNLAAETSSEVRLREHQFLARIARQFQVAESELRTRLSSLRKAASSKQRPVSFDETPVVKQKTYRISDLDNWDRTLLELMLALPETVEWCLEEIGPDELISEGAKPIYQVIKSRSDAHEDCGFPGILDSIENESLRFLLIELDESAASRGFGDPDEELKRIVAAYRSRHEDRFEGQQVASMQQKQVSPEEELDLLKQIVEQKRNRQGISFPTDG; from the coding sequence TTGGCTTTTCCCCCAGACAACGACGTAAAAGAACAGGTGCGTGCCGCCTCGGACATCGTAGATGTCTTGGGTGGGTACCTGAACCTGAGACGGCAAGGACGTGGCTACGTCGCTTTGTGCCCCTGGCACGACGACAGCCGCCCTAGCTTTCAGGTCAATCCACAACGCCAGTCGTGGCGATGCTGGGTTTGCGGTATCGGTGGCGACGTTTTCAGCTTTGTCATGCGTCGTGAGTCTATCGAGTTTCGTGAAGCACTTGAGCTTCTGGCCGAACGAGCCAATATCACTCTGCCCACGCAAGGCCCCGTTGCCCCTGCTGGCAGCCCGGACGACAAAAAGTATCAATACAACGCATTGGCTTGGGCGGAACGCATGTTCCACCAACTGCTGCTCAGCGACCCAATCGCCGACGAGGCTCGCCGATATCTGCACGATCGCGGGCTGACCAAGGAGGCGATTCAACGCTTTCACCTGGGATTCTCGCCGAACGATTGGCAGTGGCTTTGCAATAAGTCAAACCAAAGCGAATACACGCAGGCAGTCTTGGAGAAGGTCGGTTTGATCGGCCAGTCGCAAGGGGGCCGGATGTACGATCGCTTCAAAGGACGCGTGATCTTCCCAATCCGCGACGTTCAAAGCCGGCCGATTGCGTTCGGTGGCCGTATTTTGCCAGCCTATGCCGATGATAAATCGGCCAAGTATGTCAATTCGCCTGAGACACGGCTTTTCTCCAAGAGCGACAACGTCTATGCGTTAGACCTGGCTCGCGATCAAATCACCAACAGCAAGAAGGTGATTGTCGTCGAAGGGTACACCGACGTGATTGCTTTGCACGAAGCGGGCGTAAAGAACGCGGTAGCCGTGCTGGGTACGGCCCTTGGCCCGCGACATATTCAACTGCTGCGTCGTTATGCCGACACCGTTTACCTGGTGCTCGACGGCGACGATGCCGGGCAGAAACGAACGAGCGAAGTGCTGGAATTGTTCATTGCTCAACAGGTTGACCTGCGAGTTTGCACGTTGCCGGAAAAGCTGGATCCGTGCGATTTCGTGCAGCAGCAAGGAGCCGAAGCATTTCGTGCCCACCTGGCGAAGTCGCCGGATGCTTTGGAGCATAAGATCCGAATTGCGACGGATGGGATCGACCTGGCCAACGACCTGCACGGGGCGAACGATGCTCTGGAAGACGTGCTCAATACGCTGGCCAAGGCCCCGAACCTGGCTGCGGAAACTTCGTCGGAAGTGCGGCTTCGCGAACACCAGTTTCTGGCCCGGATTGCTCGTCAGTTTCAGGTTGCCGAATCAGAACTTCGAACACGGTTGTCGTCCCTGCGTAAGGCAGCCAGTAGCAAACAGCGGCCGGTATCGTTCGACGAAACACCGGTCGTTAAGCAGAAAACCTATCGGATCAGCGATCTCGATAACTGGGATCGCACCTTGCTCGAACTGATGCTGGCTTTGCCTGAGACCGTCGAATGGTGTCTCGAAGAGATTGGTCCAGACGAACTGATCAGCGAAGGGGCTAAGCCCATTTACCAAGTCATTAAGTCCCGTAGTGATGCCCACGAGGATTGTGGGTTCCCCGGGATTTTGGATTCGATTGAGAATGAATCGCTTCGATTCTTGTTGATCGAACTCGATGAGTCGGCTGCGTCGCGAGGATTTGGCGACCCCGACGAAGAACTCAAACGCATTGTGGCTGCCTACCGATCGCGACATGAAGATCGCTTCGAAGGACAACAGGTCGCCTCAATGCAGCAGAAACAGGTTTCCCCTGAGGAGGAGCTCGACCTCCTGAAACAGATCGTCGAGCAAAAAAGAAATCGCCAGGGTATTTCCTTTCCCACGGATGGGTAG
- the aat gene encoding leucyl/phenylalanyl-tRNA--protein transferase — MVSRFFPPAEQADENDLVMVGGRLSSEWLLDAYRHGIFPWPMWGDWMPMTWFSLDPRAIIPLDGLYVSKRLKRTIRSGKFQVTCDTAFRRVMQGCSKPRHKKDGTWITPAMLKAYCKLHEEGHAHSVEVWHEGELAGGIYGVAIGGLFAGESMFHTVRDASKVALAALVSHLNQRGYKLLDIQQWTEHTGSMGAIEIDRGDYLALLENVVDLPVNFGDQLCEIKFFGTSLGD; from the coding sequence TTGGTCTCCCGTTTTTTTCCTCCTGCTGAGCAAGCCGACGAAAACGACCTGGTGATGGTGGGTGGTCGTCTTTCTTCTGAGTGGCTACTCGACGCCTATCGTCACGGCATCTTCCCCTGGCCGATGTGGGGGGACTGGATGCCAATGACCTGGTTTTCACTCGATCCACGCGCGATCATTCCATTGGACGGCCTGTATGTGAGCAAGCGCCTGAAGCGGACCATTCGTAGCGGCAAGTTTCAGGTTACCTGCGACACCGCTTTTCGCAGGGTCATGCAAGGCTGCTCGAAACCTCGGCACAAGAAAGATGGCACTTGGATCACGCCAGCCATGCTGAAGGCCTACTGCAAACTGCACGAGGAAGGTCATGCCCACAGTGTCGAGGTGTGGCATGAAGGGGAGCTCGCTGGCGGTATCTACGGTGTGGCCATTGGCGGGCTATTTGCCGGAGAGTCGATGTTTCACACAGTTCGCGATGCTTCGAAGGTGGCCTTGGCAGCACTCGTCTCTCACTTGAATCAGCGGGGATACAAGCTACTGGACATTCAGCAGTGGACCGAGCATACCGGCAGCATGGGTGCCATCGAAATCGATCGCGGCGACTACCTGGCGCTGCTCGAGAATGTCGTCGATTTGCCGGTGAACTTTGGCGACCAGCTATGCGAAATCAAGTTCTTCGGGACGTCCTTAGGTGATTAG
- a CDS encoding CinA family nicotinamide mononucleotide deamidase-related protein: MIAEIVAIGDELTSGQRLDTNTQWLSQQLETLGIEVLFHTTVGDDLEANIQVIKNALARAKLVISTGGLGPTDDDLTRQALANATSTKLELDAESLEHIQRRFSMRGREMPPKNQIQAMFPAGSRIIPNPNGTAPGIDLDYSVGLHHSRFIALPGVPAEMKEMWEATVVPSLAGKGTAKKIIRHHVVKCFGVGESHMEALLPDLIKRGREPRVGITVHQATISLRITATGQTAQQCEDAIADTVQQIHAAVGDLVFGEGEQELQDIVVRDLLQRGETLATVESSTSGLLAFWLGAVDIDRRAFLGGTVEMPSELVTKERVEKAAAQARSVGNATYGLALGTLSKADSADEYYVALASEDGVQSVSSGLAGHPEIWGPRMAKQGLNLLRKKLIT, from the coding sequence ATGATCGCAGAGATTGTGGCTATCGGAGACGAACTGACCAGCGGACAGCGATTAGATACCAATACGCAGTGGCTTAGCCAGCAGTTAGAAACGCTGGGAATTGAAGTTTTGTTCCACACGACGGTAGGGGACGACTTGGAGGCCAACATTCAGGTCATCAAGAATGCGTTGGCCCGAGCGAAGCTGGTGATCTCGACGGGAGGACTTGGCCCGACCGATGATGACCTGACCCGCCAGGCACTGGCCAATGCGACCAGTACCAAGTTGGAACTCGATGCAGAGAGCTTGGAACATATTCAGCGGCGGTTCAGCATGCGAGGCCGCGAGATGCCTCCCAAGAATCAGATTCAGGCCATGTTCCCTGCCGGCAGCCGTATCATTCCCAATCCTAACGGAACCGCGCCTGGGATCGATCTCGATTATTCGGTGGGCCTGCATCATTCGCGATTCATTGCTTTGCCCGGCGTTCCTGCCGAAATGAAAGAAATGTGGGAAGCCACTGTCGTTCCATCTTTGGCCGGCAAAGGAACTGCCAAGAAGATCATCCGGCATCATGTCGTCAAGTGCTTCGGTGTAGGGGAAAGCCACATGGAGGCTTTGCTACCTGACCTGATCAAGCGGGGCAGGGAACCCCGAGTCGGTATCACCGTGCATCAAGCGACCATTTCGCTGCGGATTACGGCCACCGGTCAAACAGCCCAACAGTGCGAAGATGCGATAGCCGATACAGTGCAGCAAATCCATGCGGCTGTGGGTGACCTGGTCTTTGGCGAAGGAGAGCAAGAGCTACAGGACATTGTCGTTCGCGATCTGCTCCAGCGAGGAGAAACGTTAGCGACGGTCGAGTCTTCAACATCCGGCCTGCTGGCGTTTTGGCTTGGGGCTGTCGACATCGATCGCCGGGCGTTTCTCGGGGGAACCGTCGAGATGCCCTCCGAACTGGTAACGAAAGAACGTGTCGAGAAAGCCGCAGCTCAGGCACGCAGCGTGGGCAATGCCACTTACGGGCTGGCGCTGGGAACGCTGTCGAAAGCGGACTCGGCCGACGAATATTACGTTGCCTTGGCCTCCGAAGATGGTGTTCAATCTGTCAGCAGCGGCCTGGCTGGGCACCCAGAGATTTGGGGGCCGCGCATGGCCAAACAGGGATTAAATCTTCTGAGAAAGAAGCTAATCACCTAA
- a CDS encoding YkgJ family cysteine cluster protein has translation MPSNSPSTSITAIFREASQDARDLVSRLVARKSESLDWVDDLRQLQFSYLDKSSQKRDRECRAGCSGCCLSAQVDVTGIEAIAVRDYLRMCVDPSTLAKIQSRLERVTQRRIDQMRGMARQLPLACSMLGEDGRCMVYPVRPVICSGVFSTSRDACLDAEQTAKAGDFSSTIPLDNDAIQATGGISGTLQRILVEHKLDGNLYEFNSAVLAVLAEKNALNRFLAGEDLFRDAICTDAHSPPRKLAVRKPNFLKKQAVRRA, from the coding sequence ATGCCTTCGAACTCTCCATCAACTTCGATCACCGCCATCTTTCGCGAAGCCTCCCAGGACGCACGCGACCTGGTCAGCAGGCTTGTTGCGCGAAAGAGCGAGAGCCTCGACTGGGTCGACGATTTGCGTCAACTTCAGTTTAGCTATCTCGATAAAAGCTCTCAGAAAAGGGACCGAGAATGTCGGGCCGGGTGTTCTGGGTGCTGTCTATCGGCTCAAGTCGATGTGACGGGAATCGAAGCGATCGCCGTTCGTGACTATTTGCGCATGTGTGTTGATCCTTCGACGCTAGCCAAAATCCAATCACGCCTGGAACGCGTCACCCAGCGTCGCATTGACCAGATGCGAGGGATGGCCCGCCAGCTGCCTCTGGCTTGTTCGATGCTGGGGGAGGATGGACGCTGCATGGTTTATCCCGTTCGCCCGGTAATCTGCTCGGGCGTCTTTTCTACCAGCCGCGATGCCTGCCTGGATGCCGAGCAAACCGCTAAAGCGGGGGATTTTTCGAGTACCATCCCTTTAGATAACGATGCGATTCAAGCCACTGGTGGGATCTCGGGAACTTTGCAGCGAATTCTCGTGGAACACAAGCTCGACGGAAACCTGTACGAGTTCAACTCAGCTGTTCTCGCGGTCCTGGCAGAAAAAAACGCGCTGAATCGCTTCCTGGCCGGCGAAGATCTGTTTCGTGACGCCATCTGCACCGATGCGCATTCCCCACCCAGAAAACTGGCTGTTCGTAAACCCAATTTTCTTAAAAAGCAAGCCGTCAGGCGAGCATGA
- the murB gene encoding UDP-N-acetylmuramate dehydrogenase, translated as MEFTAGFEHFVRTDEALAPYTWLKLGGSAEYFAEPTTIEELAAAVKRCRENELPARVLGGGANLLVHDEGVPGLVILLSHPTFSGISIDGNRMTVGGGAKLSHAVSTAVGNGLAGLEALAGIPGTIGGALHGNAGANGVDVGQRVVEATVMTRSGEVQTRTAQDLQFTYRQSSLDELAILSAVFELEPADSPELTRRMQKFWIVQKAAQPGGSENFGYLFFDPPGISASSLIEQSGLKGTKVGGAEICAEHANFVIAGDGATANDVIRLAELVQSRVKEVTGMDLKCQLTVW; from the coding sequence ATGGAATTCACCGCTGGCTTTGAGCATTTCGTTCGCACGGATGAGGCGTTAGCTCCCTACACCTGGTTGAAACTGGGTGGCAGCGCCGAGTATTTCGCAGAACCTACCACCATCGAAGAGCTAGCCGCCGCTGTCAAACGTTGTCGCGAGAATGAACTTCCCGCTCGCGTACTGGGTGGCGGCGCGAACCTGCTGGTCCACGACGAGGGGGTCCCGGGACTGGTGATTCTTCTCAGCCATCCGACCTTCAGCGGGATTAGTATCGACGGAAACCGCATGACCGTCGGCGGTGGTGCAAAGTTATCCCACGCCGTCAGCACCGCGGTTGGCAACGGCCTGGCAGGCCTGGAAGCATTGGCCGGTATCCCTGGAACCATCGGCGGGGCACTCCATGGCAACGCAGGCGCAAACGGTGTCGACGTCGGCCAACGCGTGGTCGAAGCCACCGTGATGACGCGATCTGGCGAAGTGCAAACACGCACTGCCCAAGACCTGCAGTTCACCTACCGTCAAAGCAGCCTCGACGAATTGGCAATCCTGAGTGCCGTTTTCGAGCTGGAACCAGCGGACTCGCCAGAGCTAACACGACGGATGCAAAAGTTCTGGATCGTGCAGAAGGCGGCCCAACCGGGTGGTTCAGAAAACTTTGGCTACCTCTTCTTCGATCCACCAGGCATTTCGGCAAGCTCTCTGATTGAGCAATCTGGTCTCAAAGGAACGAAAGTGGGTGGTGCCGAGATTTGCGCTGAACACGCCAACTTCGTTATCGCCGGTGACGGAGCTACTGCGAACGACGTCATTCGCTTGGCCGAGCTGGTGCAAAGCCGAGTTAAAGAGGTGACCGGTATGGATTTAAAGTGCCAGCTGACCGTTTGGTAG
- a CDS encoding cell division protein FtsQ/DivIB: MGRSTQTPSGLLGLGSPAGRQLLLCVVIVVAFLLMMVAGWNRYADQFAAREEFLLSPREIMITAPPAWIQSDVLIDAVQKADLPDQLDLRDRELTNKVASAISAHPWVRSVNKVVKQYPAKVLVEVEYRRPVAMVEVEFVDEGAVRRGLIPIDVEGTVLPPGDFSRIQANDRYPRIQIDLKRPMVEAGMKWDNPRVAEAALIAAELLPHWSDLKLNRIILKGDSGQHYELELTDQTRIIWGSPPGKELPQETIAQHKVQVMLQKAAESALSSHAAQPSLDLRTAGRAVTGLNPVHR; encoded by the coding sequence TTGGGTCGCAGCACTCAAACCCCGTCGGGTTTGCTGGGCTTGGGTTCACCAGCCGGGCGACAGCTATTGCTGTGCGTCGTCATCGTTGTAGCATTCTTGCTGATGATGGTCGCCGGATGGAATCGCTACGCCGATCAGTTTGCTGCTCGCGAAGAATTTCTGCTCTCGCCGCGCGAGATCATGATCACCGCCCCACCTGCTTGGATTCAGTCGGACGTCTTGATCGATGCCGTTCAAAAGGCCGATCTTCCCGATCAACTCGATTTGCGTGACCGAGAACTGACCAATAAAGTCGCTTCAGCGATCTCGGCCCACCCTTGGGTTCGCAGCGTCAATAAAGTAGTGAAACAATACCCGGCAAAGGTCCTTGTGGAAGTAGAATACCGCCGACCTGTGGCCATGGTTGAAGTTGAGTTTGTTGACGAAGGGGCCGTTCGTCGCGGTTTGATTCCAATCGACGTCGAAGGAACCGTCCTACCGCCTGGCGATTTCTCACGTATTCAGGCTAACGATCGCTATCCGCGCATTCAGATCGACCTCAAGCGACCAATGGTCGAAGCCGGCATGAAGTGGGACAACCCACGTGTTGCCGAAGCGGCCCTGATTGCCGCCGAATTGCTTCCACATTGGAGCGATCTAAAGCTGAATCGAATCATCCTCAAGGGAGATTCTGGGCAGCACTACGAACTAGAGCTCACCGATCAAACGCGAATCATCTGGGGAAGCCCGCCCGGCAAAGAATTGCCGCAAGAGACGATCGCCCAGCATAAAGTTCAGGTGATGCTGCAGAAAGCGGCGGAGTCGGCTCTTTCAAGCCATGCAGCTCAGCCATCGCTCGACCTGCGAACTGCCGGCCGAGCGGTAACCGGGCTTAATCCAGTACATCGATAA
- a CDS encoding carbon storage regulator — protein sequence MLVLSRRVGEKIEIGNGITVTVLRVTGKSVRIGIEAPECVSIRRSEITLDHQWPTPPAIPASDSEMFNSSETEKSV from the coding sequence ATGTTAGTTCTAAGCCGCCGAGTCGGTGAGAAAATCGAAATCGGCAATGGAATTACCGTGACCGTGCTAAGAGTCACGGGCAAATCTGTACGAATTGGAATTGAGGCACCTGAGTGTGTTTCAATCCGCCGCTCAGAAATCACACTGGATCATCAATGGCCAACTCCACCAGCGATCCCAGCATCTGACTCCGAAATGTTCAATTCGTCAGAAACAGAGAAAAGTGTTTAG